Part of the Stackebrandtia endophytica genome is shown below.
GATCCTCGAATCAGTGAGCCTGCACGACGTGGCCACCTCGAACCTTCCCGAGGGTGTCGCAAGGCTAACCGCCGACCCCTCCGCCTGGACCTGATTCGCTCGCCCAGGCACGTGTCTGGCGGCGTCGCTCGCGGGCTTGCCTACCAAAACCGTAGGCGGCGCCCGCGAGCGTCTTGCCATACGCGCACCTGGACGGGCGAATCCGTGGCTCGGAGTCGCACCTCGCTGCGTTGCGGTCTCCCTTGCCTACCAAAACCGTAGGCGGCGGGAGCCCACGTCTTGCGCTCTGTTGTCTGGTCTGCCTCCGGCAGAACACGTGTCTGGGCGGGCGAATCGCGGGTGTGGGGGTAGGTGTCTGGCGGTGTCGTGGCTCGGCTTCCCTACCAAGACCGTAGGCGCCCGCGAGCGTCTTGCCATACGCGCACCTGGACGGGCGAATACCGGGGTTGGGGTACGTGTCTGGCGGTGTCGTGGCCCGGCTTGCCTACCAAAACCGTAGGCGGCGGGAGCCTGCGTTTTGCGCTCTGTTGTCTGGTCTGCCTCCGACAGAACGCCGCGCCGGACGGGCGAATCCCGTGCCCACCTTTGAACCGGGTCCTGCGTCTTGGAGCCGCAGTGCTCCTTCCGGCTCGTTGGCCGTTTCCATTGCCGGCCCGTCATTCAGTGTCACCAATGGCCGAATTGGAGCTTGACTAGTCCTACTAATTTAGTCAAGCTTATGGGAATCGCCGTCGAGTCCCATGGAGTCCGTCATGACCACCCTGATCGTCATCGCCCTCTTCGGACTGGTCGCCCAGCTCATCGACGGCGGACTCGGAATGGGCTACGGCGTCATCTCCACATCGCTGCTGTTGACCGTCGGGCTCACCCCGGCGGCTGCGTCGGCGTCGGTGCACCTGGCCGAAATCGGCACCAGCCTCGCCTCCGGCATCTCCCACTGGCGCTTCGGCAACATCGACTGGTCGGTCACGGCTCGCATCGCGGTCCCGGGTGCGGTCGGTGCGTTCATCGGCGCGACCGCACTGGCCAATCTGCCCACCGGTGCGGCCTCCGGATGGACCGCCGCGATCCTCATCGGACTCGGAATATTCCTGCTGTTTCGGTTCAGCAGACCCCGCAACAACACCAAACCGCCGAGCCGGCCGCGCAATCGGCTGCTGGCTCCACTGGGATTGATCGCCGGGACCGTCGACGCGACCGGAGGTGGCGGCTGGGGGCCCATCGCCACCTCGACGCTGCTGGCATCGGGCAAGCTCGAACCGCGAAAGACCATCGGTTCGGTGTCGGCCGCGGAGTTCGCGGTCGCCGTCGCCGCCAGCATCGGGTTCCTGTTGGCACTGTCCGATGCGGCGATCCTGTGGCCGACCGTCATCGCCCTGTTGATCGGTGGAGTGATCGCCGCCCCGGCGGCGGCGTGGTTGGTGCGGCGACTGCCCACCCACATCCTCGGCGTCGCGGTGGGCGGCATCATCATCACCACCAACACCCGCATCGTGTTGAGCACGGTGGAGGCGCCGACGGTGGTGCACACCGTCGCCTACGTCCTCATCGGTCTCGGCTGGCTCGGCGTCCTGGCGGCGACGCTGCGCGGCCACCGACGCACCGTCGTCGAGGCGGAGCCCGCGCCGGTCGGGTGAGTCGTGATGAAACCACCGGGGACGGTGGCGCCACCTGAGGCAGATGACGGCGACCGGCGTCGGATTCGGGTCGGGGCAACCGAAGTGATGACCGCCGGCGACCCGTCGAACCGATAGACTCGGTGGGGGAGAGGAGCATCACATGAGTCGACCCTTCGCCTCCAGCGCGGACACCACGCCGAAGAAGCAGACACTGGAAATGCTTGCCGACGGCGTGTACGCGCTCACCGCCGAGGGCGACCCCAATGTGGGGGCGATCGAGGGCGAGGACTTCGTCCTCTGCGTCGAGGCCACCGCGACCCCGCATACCGCCCGCTCCTGGCTGCAGCAGCTGCGTCAGCACACCGACAAACCCATCCGGTACCTGGTCCTGACCCACTACCACGCGGTTCGCACTCTCGGTGCCAGTGCCTTCGGCACCGATATGGTGATCGCCCACGAGAACACTGCCGCCCTGATCGACGAACGGGGCCGCGACGACTGGGAGTCCGAACTGGGTCGCATGCCGCGGTTGTTCGACCACCCCGAATCGATCCCCGGATTGACCCATCCCACCATCACCTTCACCGGTCAGCTGACGATTCAGCTGGGCGGTGACCGGGGCGAAGCCGTCATAGCCCACTGTGGATTCGGGCATACGGAGGGCGACATCGTCGTCTGGTTGCCGAAACAGCGGGTCCTGTTCACCGGAGATCTGGTCGAGTCGCAGGCCGCGCTGTACACCGGCGACGCCTACCATTCACCCTGGGCGACGACCACCCTCGATCACATCGCCGGCTTCGAGGCCGACGTACTCGTCGGTGGTCGGGGAGCGGCCACTTATGGACGGACCGAGGTCGACGAGGCGATCGCGCAGACCCGGAGATTCCTCACGACCATGATCAGCCACACCACGGCGGTGCACGCCGCCGGTGGTGGCATGGAACAGGCGTTCGCCGACGTTCACGAGGCTCTGGCGCCGGCCTACAGCGGTTGGCCGATCTTCGAACACTGCCTGCCGTTCAACGTCGCCCGGCTCTGGGATGAACTGTCGGGGATCACCCGCCCCCGCATCTGGACCGCCGACCGCGACCGTGACGTCTGGGCGAAACTCCAGGGCTGATCATGTCGGCGACGGTCATCGTGGTGGGAGCCGGGCCGGTCGGTCAGACGGCCGCTCTGTTGTTGGCGCGCTGGAAGCTCGACGTGGTCCTGCTCGACGCGGCGCCGACTCGAGCCCTCGCCGGTTCCCGATCGATCTGTCAGCAACGCGACGTACTCGACATCTGGAGTCACGTCGGCGCCTCCGCGATCGGCGAGGAGGGATTGACCTGGACCACGGCGCGTACCTTCTACCGAGGCCGCTCGATCGCCGAATCCCGTTTCGAGGTCCGCTCGGGAACCCCGCCGTTCGTCAACCTGTCGCAGACGCGAACCGAGGCGGTCCTCGACGGACTCATCGCGGCCGAGCCTCGAATCCGGTTGTGTTGGAACCAGCCGGTGACCAGGCTCATCGGAGAGGACGACGCCGTCACCGTTCACACCCTCACCGACACCTACTCCGCCGACTACGCGATTCTCGCAACCGGAGCCCACAGCGGGCCGATCCGCGACCAACTCGACATCGACTTCCCCGGGACCACCTGTCCGGACCGGTTCCTGATCTGTGACATCGCCGCCGATCTGCCCGAGCTGCGCACCGAACGACACTTTCACTTCGACCCGCCCGACAATCCGGGTCGACAGCTACTGATACATCCGTGTCCCGACAACACCTTCCGCATCGACTGGCAGGTTCCGCCCGATTACAACGCCGCCACCGATCAACTGGACGACCGGGTTCGCAGCGTCACCGGCAACCTCGGCTATCGGTTGTTGTGGAGCACCACCTACCGATTCCACTCAAGGGTGGCCGGGCGGTTCAACCGCGGTCGGATCATGCTGGCGGGCGACGTGGCGCACCTGTACGCGCCGTTCGGGGCGCGCGGGCTGAACTCCGGTGTCGCCGACGCCGAGAACGCCGCCTGGAAGATCGCGGCGCACGCCCACGGCTGGTCGGGCGAATCCATCTTGGACAGCTACCATGCCGAACGGTACCCCGCGGCGCTGGAGAATCAGGAGGTCGTGGACACCACGATGCGATTCCTGGCGCCGCCGACCGATCAGGACCGACGGCGACGTCACGACCTACTGGAGGCCGCGGCCACCGACTCCGACGCCGCCGCCAAGATCGACTCCGGCCGTTTCGCCGAGCCCTACTGGTATTCGGCGTCTCCGCTGACCACACCGGATCCCGATAGGCCACCACCGTGTCGCCCACCCAAGAACACCGGCCAGCCCGCCGCGCCCGGAGTGATCTTCCCCGATGGCCCACCCGACACCGCCGGTCTGCGTCAATCGCTGCGTGGCGCGTTCACACTGGTCACCCGTGACGAGCAACCGGACGCCTGGTTCCACGCCGAAACCGACGCGCCCACCCGCTACCTGGCGTTGAGTCGCTGTGATCGCGGTGAGGAGTTGGCCGAACACATCGGTCTGTCGGCGGGGGAGGGCTGGTTGGTTCGCCCGGACTCGCACCTGGCCGCGACCCTGCCCCAGGCGACACCCGATGCGGTGGCCGCCGCACTGCGGCGGGTACTGGGCCGCACCGACGAGGGCTTACCCCTCTAGGAAAGCCCTCACAGACGAGACAAGCCCGGCTGGTAAGCCGGGCTTGACGATAATTTCGGTGCCGAGAGCGGGAGTCGAACCCGCATGCTCTTTCGAGCAATGGATTTTGAGGCCATCGTGTATACCAATTCCACCATCTCGGCGTGGGACAACGCCTCATTCCGGTGCATCAATACTGATCCACCCGACTGATGTCGTGTCCGGTGCAACATACTACCGGGCGGTCATCGACCCCTGAATCACGGCCCGCCCATTGGCGCCGTCGGTCGGCGAACCCGGTGGCCGAACGTGAGCAATCTGTGTGCCCGGTGCGCCGGAACCGCTGGCCGGGCCGACCGGTTAGGCTTTTCTTTCGCGATTCGGCGGTTCGCCGACTCGATGGATGAGCATGGAAGGGTGCCAGGGGCAATGACGGGTAACGCCGAGGCCACGCGCCGCCGGGTCTTGATCGCCGAAGACGAAGGTCTGATTCGCCTCGACTTGGCGGAGATGCTGACCGAGGAGGGCTACGAGGTGGTCGCCGAGGCCGCCGACGGTGAGACCGCCGTGAGGTTGGCCGAGGAAAAGCAGCCGGACCTGGTGATCTGTGACATCCAGATGCCCATCATGGATGGCCTCCAGGCGGCGGAGAAGATCGTGGCGGCTCGCATCGCCCCTGTGGTGATCCTGACCGCGTTCAGCCAACGTGACCTCATTGCCCGCGCCCAAAGTGCCGGCGCGATGGCCTACCTCGTCAAACCGTTCCAGAAGAGCGACCTGGTGCCGGCGATCGAACTGTCGCTGGCCCGCTTCGCCGAGATGGTCGCGTTGGAGCGCGAGGTCGACAATTTGAGCGAACGGCTGGAGATCCGCAAGCTCGTCGATCGCGCCAAAGGCCTGTTGATGACGCGGTACGGCATGTCGGAACCCGACGCGTTCCGCTGGATCCAGCGTGCGGCAATGGATCACCGATTGGCGATGCGTGATGTCGCGACGCGGATCATCGAGGAGTCGGAGCCGACCGAAACCGCCGGTGGCGACACCGAGAGCTGACCGTTCGGCCCTGTAATGGGCTAATTGTCGTGTGGTCGCTCGCATGGCGCGACTTGATAACAGCTTCGCAACGGTGTCGGGTGTGACGGGTCTGGCTGGGTATGATCCCGGACACGTCTGTTTGAGGCTGTCTTTGAACCTTGTTTGTTGTGCGACGCAACGGCGGGCTCGGTAACGGCCTCTCAGCCAGGATCTGTCCGTCCGTGTTCGACAGGAGCCCCGTTGCGGAGATTCGCGATATCACTGTGTGCTTTCATCGGCACGCTTTTCGTGCTGGTTGGTTTGGGGGCTTCGGCTGCCTGGGCACAAGAAGAACAGGGCTTCAAGGGGGTATTGGAGAACAAGGACGCCGGCGACGAACCGGTGTCGGGAGTGACTCTGACCGTCTTTGACGCCGATGACAAAGAGGTGGCCTCCACCGAGAGCGCCGACGACGGGTCGTGGGAGTTGTTGGTCCCCGAACCCGGTGAGTATCGGGTCGAACTGGATGTGTCGACCCTCCCCGACGGTCTGGTCGTGCGGACCGGTCGCAACGCGACCGACCTGCTGCGAGTCGATGCCGGGAACGTTCGAAACGCGTTGTTCCCGTTGGGAACGACGGTGAATCAGCCGGACGACTCCGACACCGCCGACCCCTCCAGCCAGTCGACCACCCCCGAAGACGAATGCGTCGTCGACGAGGAGACCGGTGAGGAGATCTGCGGCGGTGGCAGTGGTGTCCTCGGCATGTGGGGCAACATCATCTACAACGGACTCCACTTCGGTCTGATCATCGGTTTGGCCGCGGTCGGCCTCTCGCTGATCTTCGGCACGATGGGTCTGACGAACTTCTCCCACGGCGAACTGGTCACCCTCGGCGGCGCCTTCACCTACATCATCAACGTCAGTTTCGGTCTGCCGGTACTGGTCGCGTTGCCCGCGGCGGTGATCCTCGGTGGACTGTTCGGCTGGGTTCAGGACCGCTACTTCTGGGGTTGGTTGCGTCGCCGCCGAACCGGGCTGGTCACCATGATGATCATCTCGATCGGCGTGGCTCTGATGCTGCGTTACCTCATCAACTACATCATGGGCCCCAACACCGAGCGCTACACCGACTTCGTCCGACAGTCCTCAATCGACCTGGGTCTCTTCCAGGCCACCCCCAAGAAGCTCATCGTCGATGCGATCGCGATCGTCGCCGTCGTCACCGTCGGCATCGTCTTGATGTACACCCGGGCCGGAAAGGCAATCCGCGCGGTTGCCGACAACCCGTCGCTGGCGGCGGCCTCCGGCATCAATGTGGACCAGGTGATCCGGTGGGTATGGACCGCCGGTGGCGCCCTGGCGGCCCTGGCGGGCGCCTCGTTGGCATTGGAACGCGGCGTGAAGTTCGACATGGGCATGCAGTTGCTGTTGTTGATCTTCGCGGCGGTCGTCCTGGGTGGACTAGGTACGGCGTTCGGCGCCATCCTGGGTGCCCTCATCATCGGCGTGTTCACTCAGATTTCGACGATATGGATTGAGCCGCAACTGAAGTACGTCGGTGGTCTCGCCGTGTTGATCGTGGTGTTGCTGATACGGCCACAGGGGATTCTGGGTCGCCGAGAGCGGATCGGATAAGGGTATATCGCTGTGGATTTCATTCAGATACTTTCGAGCGCATTGCAGCAGGCCTTCGGGCCCACGATGCTGGCGTACGCGATCTGTGCGATCGGCCTGAACGTCCATTTCGGTTACGCGGGCTTGCTGAACTTCGGTCAGGCCGGCTTCGCCGCCGTCGCCGCCTACGGCCTGGCCATGGCCATCGCGGCCTTCAACATGCCGTTCTGGCTGGCGATCGCGATCGGTCTACTCGCGGCGGTGCTGTTGGCGCTGCTGTTGGGCGTCCCGACACTGCGACTGCGAGCCGATTATCTCGCGATCGTGACGATCGCGGCAGCCGAGATCATCAGGCGATTGGCACGGTCGACGACCTTCAGCGAGCACACCGGTGGTTCCGACGGAACACGCACGGTGGGAAGTTTCAACGACTCGTTCGTCGCCATGAACCCCTACACCTCCGGCCTGGACATCAACCTCGGTTTCATGATGATCCGGTACACCCGCTCTGACCTGTGGGTCATGACCGTCGGATGGGGACTGGTCGCCGTCTGCCTCCTGGTGATGTTCCTGGCGATGCGCAGCCCGTGGGGCCGCGTCCTCAAGGGCATCCGCGAGGACGAGCAGGCGGTGCGCAGCCTCGGAAAGAACGTCTTCGGGTTCAAGATGCAGGCCCTGGTCCTAGGTGGACTCTTCGGCGCGCTGGGAGGGTTCGTGTTCGCTCTGGGACGTGACAACGTTCAAGCCGACCTGTTCTCCACCGAGTTGACGTTCTACTGCTACGTGATGCTGATCCTGGGTGGAGCGGCCAGACTGTTCGGTCCGCTGCTGGGCGCGATGTTGTTCTGGTTCCTCTACAACTTCCTGGTCGGTGTGCTCAACGGCCTGTCGGCGCTGCAGGTCCTGCCGAGCTGGCTGCTGGCCACGACGAAGTCCGGCCCACTGGTGTACGTCCTCATGGGAGCCGGAATGGTTTTGCTGTTGATATATCGGCCACAGGGAATCCTGGGCGACAAGAGGGAGTTGAGCCTTGATGTCCGGTGACGAGACGGCGACCACGACCACCGCGAAGCAGCGGGCGACGGCGGCGCTGGCGGGTATCGACCCCCAGCCCGGCGTGGCGAAGTCCGACCCGATTCTGGTCGTCGACCAGGTGACCAGAACCTTCGGTGGCCTCAAGGCCGTCGACGTGTCCCATCTGGAGGTTCAGCGAGGCGCGATCACCGCGCTGATCGGACCCAACGGGGCTGGAAAGACCACGCTGTTCAACCTGTTGACCGGTTTCGACCGGCCGGATTCGGGAACCTGGTCCTTCGAGGGCAACTCGCTGGCGGGCCGCCGGGCCCACCAGGTCGCTCGACGCGGAATGATCCGCACCTTCCAGCTGACCAAGGCGTTGTCGCGCATGACGGTCATGGACAACATGCTGTTGGGCGCGATGGGACAGTCCGGTGAGAGTTTCTGGCGCGGCCTGATTCCGCCACTGTGGGAACGCCAGGAATCGGCCAACCGAACCCGTGCGATGGACCTGCTGACCCGGTTCAAACTCGACAAGAAGGCCGACGAATTCGCGGGCAGCCTATCCGGAGGCCAGCGAAAACTGCTGGAAATGGCACGAGCCCTGATGGCCCACCCGACGATGGTCATGCTGGACGAGCCGATGGCAGGTGTGAACCCGGCGCTGACGCAATCGCTGTTGGGACACGTCAAGGAACTGCGTGAAGAGGGCATGACGGTCCTGTTCGTCGAACACGACATGGACATGGTGCACGACATCAGCGACTGGGTCGTGGTCATGGGACAGGGACAGGTTATCGCCGAGGGGCCACCGGATTCGGTCATGGCCGACTCCCGGGTCATCGACGCCTACCTGGGGCAGCAGCACGACGGTGCCGAGACCGCCGCAACCGAGGATGATGCCTGATGAGCGAAGACAACACGCAACCCGAGACCGATGCGCCGGACGACGGTCTGACCCAGACCGACCTTGAGGACGACACGGCGGGCGTTCGCCACATCGACAGGACGAAACATCTGGCCGAGTCGGAGGGCGCCCTGTTGGTGGCCGACGAACTCTACGCCGGGTACACCGCCGATGTGGACATTCTGCACGGTGCCGACCTGTACGCCAAGGAGGGCGAGCTGGTCGGCATCATCGGACCCAACGGGGCCGGGAAGTCGACGCTGCTGAAGTCGCTGTTCGGGATGGTCAACATCCGCACCGGAACACTGACCCTGCGCGGTGAGGAGATCACCAACGTCAAGGCTCACGGGCTGGTTCCCCGCGGAGTCGGATACGTTCCGCAGACCAACAACGTGTTCTCCGCGTTGACCATCGAGGAGAACCTGGAGATGGGCACGTTCCTGCGGCCCAAGCAGTTCCGTGAGCGGTTCGAGTTCGTCACCGGCCTGTTCCCGGCTCTGGCGGACCGCCGCAAGCAACGCGCCGGATCGCTGTCCGGTGGGGAACGGCAGATGGTCGCGATGTCCCGGGCGTTGATGATGAGTCCGAGCCTGCTGCTGCTGGACGAGCCGTCGGCGGGACTGTCGCCCATGATGCAGGACGAGGTGTTCCGCCAGACCAAGCAGATCAACTCCACCGGGGTCACCGTGGTCATGGTGGAGCAGAACGCTCGCCGGTGCCTCCAGATCTGTGATCGGGGCTATGTACTGGACCAGGGCCGAAACGCCTACACCGCGTCGGGTGAGGACCTGGTGAACGACCCCAAGGTGATCGAACTCTACTTGGGAACATTGGCGCGGGCGCGGTAGCCGGCGAGTCGAAGCCCCGCCCATCGCTTGTTGGATGGGCGGGGCTTCGGCCGTCCGGGGCGGCGATCGGTTCGTGTGAACCCCACACAAGGACGTCGCGCCCGACCGGATCCGGTCGGGCGCGACGTCGAGGGGTTGAACGAGGTTCCTACACCTGGCCTTCTCGGAAGCCGACCAGCTCGTAGGTGTTGTCGGTGCCGTATTCATAGATACCGATGCTGCCGACGGAGATGTCGCCTTCCTCGGTCCACTCGATGGGGCCGGAGAAGCCGTCGTAGTCGATGTCCTTGCCCTCGTCGAGCAGGGCCTTGCAGGCGGCGAAGTCGGTGCACTTCTCGCCGCCCTTGGTGACGTTGACCAGTTCGGCCTTGATGGCGTTGGGGTGGTCGCTGCCGGCGGCGATGGCGGCCAGCGCGGCGATGACGGTCGCGTCGTAGGACTCGGCGCTGTAGGTGAAGTCGGTCAGGTTCGGGTCGACTGCCAGCAGTTGGTCCTCGAAGTCCTGGCCGGTCTCCACGGCGGGCTTCGATCCCTTGACGCCTTCGAGCAGGCCTTCCGGCAGGTCGTCACCGTAGTTGGACAGGTTGCCGTCAACCATGTACCAACCCAGTTCGTCCGGGCCCTGGCCACCCTCGGCCAGCTGTGGAGCCAGGGTGGTGAACTCCTCGAACGTGATCAGAACCAAGGCGTCGGCGTCGGAGGCGGCGACCTTCGAGACCTCGGCGGTGAACTCGGCGGCCTGCGGGTCGTAGACCTCTTTCAGAACGACTTCGCCGCCGGCGCCCTCGATGTTCTTGGCGACCTCGTCGGCCAATCCGGTGCCGTAGGAGTCCTGCAGAGCCAGGATCGCGACGCTGGAGTGTCCGTCGGCGATGATCTCGTCGGCGAGTACCCGGCCCTGGATGACGTCGGAGGGGGCGGTCCGGTAGTAGTACTCGGCCTTGGGGTCGGTCGTGAAGGCCGGCGAGGTGTTGGCCGGGGAGATCTGGATGATCTCGGCGTCGTTGAGTTTGGCCATGATGTTGAACGACACCGCCGAGGACGCCGCACCGATGATCACGTCGGCACCCTCGCTGATGAGGGCGTCGGCCGACTGGTTGGCGATGTCGGTGTTCGTGTCGCCGGAGTCCTTGTGTTTGATGACGACGTCTTTGTCGAGGACGCCCCCGGCCTCGTTGATGTGTTTGATGGCCAAGTCGACGCCGGCGAACTCGGGCGGGCCGAGGAACGCGAGGGTCCCCGTCTGGGGCAGGATCGTACCGATGGTCAAGACACCGTCGCCTTCGGGCACGTCTCCGTCGGCACTGTCCCCGTTGCCACCGCAGGCGGTCAACGCGAGCGCGGCGACGGTGGCCGCAGCCAGTCCGCGCCAGGCGATGCGTGAGCGAAACATTGAGTGGTCTCCTTGATTGGCGTTAGGCAAGCACGAGTTTCCAGCTGTGATTTGGATGACAACCTATTACGAATGTCCATCGTCACACCAGAGCGCCACCCCTATTGAAGGCATAGAGTTATGCAGTTGTGATGATGCCTCCGGCGTCGCTGGTGGCAGTGTCGGTGGTGGCCGTTAGAGTCTGGTGGCGTGACACAGACTGTTCCTCGCTTGTTGTTGATCGACGGCCATTCGATGGCGTACCGGGCCTTCTTCGCGTTGCCGGCCGAGAATTTCTCGACGACCACCGGCCAGACCACCAACGCCGCCTACGGCTTCGCCTCGATGCTCATCAACGTGTTGCGGGACGAGGACCCCACACACGTCGCCGTCGCGTTCGACGTGTCGCGTGCTTCGTTCCGGACGGAGCAGTACCCCGAGTACAAGGAGGGTCGGGCGGCCACCCCTGACGAGTTC
Proteins encoded:
- a CDS encoding sulfite exporter TauE/SafE family protein → MTTLIVIALFGLVAQLIDGGLGMGYGVISTSLLLTVGLTPAAASASVHLAEIGTSLASGISHWRFGNIDWSVTARIAVPGAVGAFIGATALANLPTGAASGWTAAILIGLGIFLLFRFSRPRNNTKPPSRPRNRLLAPLGLIAGTVDATGGGGWGPIATSTLLASGKLEPRKTIGSVSAAEFAVAVAASIGFLLALSDAAILWPTVIALLIGGVIAAPAAAWLVRRLPTHILGVAVGGIIITTNTRIVLSTVEAPTVVHTVAYVLIGLGWLGVLAATLRGHRRTVVEAEPAPVG
- a CDS encoding MBL fold metallo-hydrolase: MSRPFASSADTTPKKQTLEMLADGVYALTAEGDPNVGAIEGEDFVLCVEATATPHTARSWLQQLRQHTDKPIRYLVLTHYHAVRTLGASAFGTDMVIAHENTAALIDERGRDDWESELGRMPRLFDHPESIPGLTHPTITFTGQLTIQLGGDRGEAVIAHCGFGHTEGDIVVWLPKQRVLFTGDLVESQAALYTGDAYHSPWATTTLDHIAGFEADVLVGGRGAATYGRTEVDEAIAQTRRFLTTMISHTTAVHAAGGGMEQAFADVHEALAPAYSGWPIFEHCLPFNVARLWDELSGITRPRIWTADRDRDVWAKLQG
- a CDS encoding FAD-dependent monooxygenase, whose amino-acid sequence is MSATVIVVGAGPVGQTAALLLARWKLDVVLLDAAPTRALAGSRSICQQRDVLDIWSHVGASAIGEEGLTWTTARTFYRGRSIAESRFEVRSGTPPFVNLSQTRTEAVLDGLIAAEPRIRLCWNQPVTRLIGEDDAVTVHTLTDTYSADYAILATGAHSGPIRDQLDIDFPGTTCPDRFLICDIAADLPELRTERHFHFDPPDNPGRQLLIHPCPDNTFRIDWQVPPDYNAATDQLDDRVRSVTGNLGYRLLWSTTYRFHSRVAGRFNRGRIMLAGDVAHLYAPFGARGLNSGVADAENAAWKIAAHAHGWSGESILDSYHAERYPAALENQEVVDTTMRFLAPPTDQDRRRRHDLLEAAATDSDAAAKIDSGRFAEPYWYSASPLTTPDPDRPPPCRPPKNTGQPAAPGVIFPDGPPDTAGLRQSLRGAFTLVTRDEQPDAWFHAETDAPTRYLALSRCDRGEELAEHIGLSAGEGWLVRPDSHLAATLPQATPDAVAAALRRVLGRTDEGLPL
- a CDS encoding ANTAR domain-containing response regulator codes for the protein MTGNAEATRRRVLIAEDEGLIRLDLAEMLTEEGYEVVAEAADGETAVRLAEEKQPDLVICDIQMPIMDGLQAAEKIVAARIAPVVILTAFSQRDLIARAQSAGAMAYLVKPFQKSDLVPAIELSLARFAEMVALEREVDNLSERLEIRKLVDRAKGLLMTRYGMSEPDAFRWIQRAAMDHRLAMRDVATRIIEESEPTETAGGDTES
- a CDS encoding ABC transporter permease subunit, with the protein product MLVGLGASAAWAQEEQGFKGVLENKDAGDEPVSGVTLTVFDADDKEVASTESADDGSWELLVPEPGEYRVELDVSTLPDGLVVRTGRNATDLLRVDAGNVRNALFPLGTTVNQPDDSDTADPSSQSTTPEDECVVDEETGEEICGGGSGVLGMWGNIIYNGLHFGLIIGLAAVGLSLIFGTMGLTNFSHGELVTLGGAFTYIINVSFGLPVLVALPAAVILGGLFGWVQDRYFWGWLRRRRTGLVTMMIISIGVALMLRYLINYIMGPNTERYTDFVRQSSIDLGLFQATPKKLIVDAIAIVAVVTVGIVLMYTRAGKAIRAVADNPSLAAASGINVDQVIRWVWTAGGALAALAGASLALERGVKFDMGMQLLLLIFAAVVLGGLGTAFGAILGALIIGVFTQISTIWIEPQLKYVGGLAVLIVVLLIRPQGILGRRERIG
- a CDS encoding branched-chain amino acid ABC transporter permease, with the protein product MDFIQILSSALQQAFGPTMLAYAICAIGLNVHFGYAGLLNFGQAGFAAVAAYGLAMAIAAFNMPFWLAIAIGLLAAVLLALLLGVPTLRLRADYLAIVTIAAAEIIRRLARSTTFSEHTGGSDGTRTVGSFNDSFVAMNPYTSGLDINLGFMMIRYTRSDLWVMTVGWGLVAVCLLVMFLAMRSPWGRVLKGIREDEQAVRSLGKNVFGFKMQALVLGGLFGALGGFVFALGRDNVQADLFSTELTFYCYVMLILGGAARLFGPLLGAMLFWFLYNFLVGVLNGLSALQVLPSWLLATTKSGPLVYVLMGAGMVLLLIYRPQGILGDKRELSLDVR
- a CDS encoding ABC transporter ATP-binding protein, encoding MSGDETATTTTAKQRATAALAGIDPQPGVAKSDPILVVDQVTRTFGGLKAVDVSHLEVQRGAITALIGPNGAGKTTLFNLLTGFDRPDSGTWSFEGNSLAGRRAHQVARRGMIRTFQLTKALSRMTVMDNMLLGAMGQSGESFWRGLIPPLWERQESANRTRAMDLLTRFKLDKKADEFAGSLSGGQRKLLEMARALMAHPTMVMLDEPMAGVNPALTQSLLGHVKELREEGMTVLFVEHDMDMVHDISDWVVVMGQGQVIAEGPPDSVMADSRVIDAYLGQQHDGAETAATEDDA
- a CDS encoding ABC transporter ATP-binding protein translates to MSEDNTQPETDAPDDGLTQTDLEDDTAGVRHIDRTKHLAESEGALLVADELYAGYTADVDILHGADLYAKEGELVGIIGPNGAGKSTLLKSLFGMVNIRTGTLTLRGEEITNVKAHGLVPRGVGYVPQTNNVFSALTIEENLEMGTFLRPKQFRERFEFVTGLFPALADRRKQRAGSLSGGERQMVAMSRALMMSPSLLLLDEPSAGLSPMMQDEVFRQTKQINSTGVTVVMVEQNARRCLQICDRGYVLDQGRNAYTASGEDLVNDPKVIELYLGTLARAR
- a CDS encoding ABC transporter substrate-binding protein, with the protein product MFRSRIAWRGLAAATVAALALTACGGNGDSADGDVPEGDGVLTIGTILPQTGTLAFLGPPEFAGVDLAIKHINEAGGVLDKDVVIKHKDSGDTNTDIANQSADALISEGADVIIGAASSAVSFNIMAKLNDAEIIQISPANTSPAFTTDPKAEYYYRTAPSDVIQGRVLADEIIADGHSSVAILALQDSYGTGLADEVAKNIEGAGGEVVLKEVYDPQAAEFTAEVSKVAASDADALVLITFEEFTTLAPQLAEGGQGPDELGWYMVDGNLSNYGDDLPEGLLEGVKGSKPAVETGQDFEDQLLAVDPNLTDFTYSAESYDATVIAALAAIAAGSDHPNAIKAELVNVTKGGEKCTDFAACKALLDEGKDIDYDGFSGPIEWTEEGDISVGSIGIYEYGTDNTYELVGFREGQV